A region of the Haematobia irritans isolate KBUSLIRL chromosome 5, ASM5000362v1, whole genome shotgun sequence genome:
AGGTGTTGATCCAAAATAGAGACTGGCAATTTGGTTACATAAACGTCCCGAAAATTTATCCTggcctgttatggtgccaagtgTAGGGGCTGGTCTTATCTGTCCAATAATGTAAGATGGTGGCGTTGGTGGCATAAGCTTTGGTGTATGTGTTGGTGGTTCAGGGATTTGATATCCATTTCGAGCACTTTGAATGTTATCATCAGGTTTGAATTTCGGAGAGGATAATGTAACATCTTTGACATTTGTGGCAATTGTATTAACTACCGATGACTTTGTATTGCCAATTACGGGAGCTAAATTGAAGGGATTAATTTAAGAACCACTTAAACAACACATTTACGCATAGTtggttaattttcattttacctTTTAAATTCCATGTAATATTCTTTTTTGAACCATTGACCATTGATGGTATTATTGTAGTAAGAAGCACGTATGTGGTCCATCCGCAGAAATTCATTTTTCTCTTGAGGTTGTTACCTCCCTAGCCCCAGCTAAATTTctaatgattttttattaaattgagtGGATGGCTTTATAGTTTCCATTACGCCGTTTGAAATATCTGAAGAACCTTGTAACCACCTTCATGTGATTAAACATGTGAAAAGCAAAGCAAAATGGTTTTGGAAGACAAATAGAGGGTTTACCCTTGCCATGTGTTCTTATTGTGGTGTTGACTTGtgcttaaaagaaaattttgagaaaatttttcaatagaaataaaatttcgacgaaattgtctgtagaaaaactatattgagaaaattgcctatagaaacagaaacgaaaattttctatagacataaaatttcgacaaaattttctatagaaataaaatttctacgaaattttctatagcaataaaatttcgacgaaattttctatagaaataaagtttcggagatatttcctatagagataacatttagatagaattttctatagaaataaaatttttacgagattttctaatgaaataaaatttttacgaaattttctaatgaaataaaatttttacgaaattttctatagaaatacaattttgacgaaattttctaatgaaataaaattttgacgaaattttctatagaaataaaatttt
Encoded here:
- the LOC142237533 gene encoding uncharacterized protein LOC142237533 gives rise to the protein MNFCGWTTYVLLTTIIPSMVNGSKKNITWNLKAPVIGNTKSSVVNTIATNVKDVTLSSPKFKPDDNIQSARNGYQIPEPPTHTPKLMPPTPPSYIIGQIRPAPTLGTITGQDKFSGRLCNQIASLYFGSTPFTRTYPTNIVSGKRNV